DNA from Actinomycetota bacterium:
GCGATGCCTGCAGGGTAGATCTTCCACAACGTCGCGCAGGACGGGTCCGCGCGGGCGCCGGGAGTCTTCGTCGGATGGGCGACTGCCGGTGGTACCGCGAGCGCTGCTAGGCCGACGGTCGAGGCGAGAAGGACAGTGAATGGCCTGCGCATCACGACCTCCGTGACAACGTTGTTGATTCGACGTTACGCCGGCGACGGCCACGATGCAAGGCCGAGCGTGCCCCCGACTTGATCTGCTTGGAGCCGTGCGTCGCGGCAGGCGCTGTGCCGTGGGCTAGCGTCCCCACGTGGACGAATCGAGCAGGCTTAATCGCCTGTTCTGGGACGAGCGGGCGCCGATCCACGCGGCGTCCCCCGACTACGGCCTTGACCGGTTCATCGCCGATCCGTCCTACATTGGCGATGTCGCGTTCGCGTCCGACCTGCTCGTATCCGGCCAGTTCGACCTCGTCTACACCGGCATCGGGGCGCTCTGCTGGCTGCCCGACATCCAGCGCTGGGCCCACACTGTCGCGGACCACCTGCTGTCCGGAGGGCGCCTGTTCGTCAGCGAGGGTCACTCGATGATGTGGGCATTGGACGAAGGCCTGTCCGATGGCAGTCTGGTGGTCCGCTACCCGTACTTCCAGACCCGTGACCCCATCGAGGATGACGAGCCGGGGACGTATGTGCAGACCGACGCCGACTCGAGCACTCGGCCAGTCACTCATGGAATCACGGCATCGGCGAGGTCATCAGTGCCGTGCTCGATGCGGGTCTGGAGTTGACCGGACTCGTCGAGCATCGCAGCCTGCCGTGGAACGCGCTGGCCGAGGGGCGATGGCCTGCGACTCCCGCGGCGAGTGGCACCTGCGCGAGGGGCCCGATCGGCTGCCGCTCAGCTACACGATGCAGGCCGCCAAGGCCTGACGCCTAAGCACTACGCGTCAGGCACCGGCCGGGCGAGCGCGCATGGCAGCAGCGAGTGCGTCACGATCTTGGACGCGGCCCTCGGCGAGATCCGTCTCGGGATCGGTGGGCTAACGAATGAGGGCCCCGTCAGCGAGAACGGCAATGGTCGCCTAGAGGCGCTCCAGGTCGTCGAGAGCCATGATCATCGCCGAAGGCTGTCCGCGACAGTCACCATCGCCCACTTGCCAACGACCCTCGGTCGCGCATCTGATTCCCCTCTGCGCGACCCGGTTGCTGACGCCAGAGTCACTACACTCATGAGCATTCGGTCGATCCATTCCCATGAGGAGGTGGCTGGCACCTATTGGACACTTCCCTTGATTGGTTCGCCCTGGCCACTGGCCTGGCTGGTGGACTTGCGCTGTTCCTCATCGGTATGGACCAGATGACGGATGCGCTCAAGGCGCTCGCCGGCCACCGGCTGCAGCGGATCCTGTCCGCCGTGTCTGGCAATCGCGTGAGCGGGGCGGCTACCGGGGCTGTCACGACGGCTGCCCTCCAGTCATCCTCAGTCACGACCGTGCTAACGGTCAGCTTCGTTTCGGCGCGGATGCTCGGCCTCACGCAGGCGGCGGCGGTGATCATCGGTGCCAATCTCGGGACAACGGTTACCGCGCAGGTCATCGCGCTGGATGCCGCCGGTTTCAGCCTCGCGCTAGTCGCGGCCGGGGGCGTGATGTGGCTGTTCGTGCCGAGGCGACCGTGGCAGCAGGCGGGGCGCGCCATTGCCTCCTTGGGCATCCTCTTTCTCGGCTTGCAGGTGATGAGCGATGCGATGCAGCCACTCGCTACCTACCCGCCGGTCCTCGGGCTGCTGTCGGGAGCCACCAGCCCGCTCGTTGCCGTGGTCCTCGGGGCAGCTGTCACCGCCCTCGTGCAGTCGTCTAGCGCCACGACGGGCATTGTGGTTGCGCTTGCTGCCACTGGGCTCATCGACCTGCCGACCGGTATCGCCGTCATCCTGGGCGCCAACGTCGGCACTTGCGTAACAGCTCTCATCGCCGCAATCGGCAAGGGGGTCGATGCGTTGCGGACGGCTATGGTGCACGTGCTGGTCAACGTCTTCGGTGCATTAGCGTGGTTGATCGCCCTGCCGGTATTGGTCGACCTCGTGCAGGCCATCTCCCCGGACGAGGTCGCCTCGCCGCGCCAGCTGGCCAATGCGCACACGATCTTCAATGCTGTCAACACGGTAGTCTTCCTCGCCCTGCTCACCCCAATGGTCGCTCTGGTTCGGCGCATCGTCCGCGCGCGGTCCAGGACGACGGAAGGCGATGACGCACGGACTGGTCTGCACGGGTACACCACGGCAACCGCGGCCGTT
Protein-coding regions in this window:
- a CDS encoding Na/Pi symporter, encoding MDTSLDWFALATGLAGGLALFLIGMDQMTDALKALAGHRLQRILSAVSGNRVSGAATGAVTTAALQSSSVTTVLTVSFVSARMLGLTQAAAVIIGANLGTTVTAQVIALDAAGFSLALVAAGGVMWLFVPRRPWQQAGRAIASLGILFLGLQVMSDAMQPLATYPPVLGLLSGATSPLVAVVLGAAVTALVQSSSATTGIVVALAATGLIDLPTGIAVILGANVGTCVTALIAAIGKGVDALRTAMVHVLVNVFGALAWLIALPVLVDLVQAISPDEVASPRQLANAHTIFNAVNTVVFLALLTPMVALVRRIVRARSRTTEGDDARTGLHGYTTATAAVGLDTVAEEVRHLAAQVGDFLDTDFPAVAARPVAGMPSDESIEERKSAIRYRHRAIVTFLAELSHSSLDEAQSRQLLGLLSQADELAHDADILGSAFRRVARRRRRAGTSLSEESAGALVALQHLVRGELERAMNGATLPALGEEVEAQLESLATARLLNVGAGIDVDRHVVESDLADLLGRLALSAARLSEMRASASR